The Paenibacillus sp. 481 DNA window CATACAGCAAAGGCGACTCTGGAACATACGCCAACGAGGCACGATACGCTTCTGTCGCTTCAGCTACTGTGCTGCCGCCGAGTTGTACCTTCCCTTTATGTGGCTCCATTAAGCCTAAAATATGCTTCATTGTCGTACTCTTGCCCGCACCATTCAAGCCTATAAGGCCAACCATCTCACCCGGTCGGACATCAAAAGTTACATCATGCAACACAGGTCGACCGATACTGTAACCACCTGTTAAATGTTGTACTTGTAATAATTCGCTCATAATAAATATCACCTCTTCCATCATTATACCGGACTGGAAGAGGTGATTGCTAATACAGATGCTATTATTTTCCGTTTGCTTGCTTCGCTTTCTTGGCTTTATCCGCTTCACGCGCCTTCTTCAGCTCAGCTTGCCCTTTTTGCTGAATGTCTGCGAGCGCTTGATCGACTGTTTTCTTCTTATCGATAACAGCTTGCATATTGTCATCTATAAGTGTCGTAAAGGTCATATAGAAACTTTGTGGTGTCTTCATCATCCATTTCCACTCACTCGCACCGTTGGACACTGGCTTCAAGGCGTAAAACGGCTCGGTACTCTTGCCGTCCACTTCTTTGTAGTACGTTCCACGTGTCGGCACAGTGCCGTCAGAAGTACGCGATGCCAACTTGGCCATCTCTGGGCTGTTAATAAACTTAACGAACTCCCATGCAGCTCGTTTATTCGTTGAGTCTTGCGAGATAGCAAACAATTCATGAATATTTACAAAAGAAGATTCATTTGGTGTTGCCGAATTGATCGGGGCTGTTACAAATCCCCATTCAAACGCCTTAGCATCCTTACTATATTGACGTTGACTTTTAATATTGCTTGCAAAAAATGGATAACTCATAATCATCGCTGCACTGCCGTTTATGAACTTCTCACTTCCTTGCAACAACTGTTCACTGTTGGTCGGACTTTTAGGGTTCACATAGAAAGACTTATTGCGCAATGCATCTGTCGCTTCAGTCATAAGTTTGTTCCACCCAGGTGTTTGAAAATGTAGATCCTCTCCTTTCAACGGAGAAATGCCTGCTGTCGATGCCATCTTAAACAGTAACGTATTTAGGCCACCCCATTGATCAACCATGCCAACTACTTTGTCCTTCGGGTTAGTTGTCGCACCTGCCACATTGTTAAAGCGTGCAGCTAAGGAAAGAACTTGCGACCATGTCATTTTATTGGTCGGCAATTCTACACCGTTCTTTTTAAACAAATCCGCATTGTAGTAAAGAACTTGCGGGACAAATTTCGGAGCAAGTCCAAACAGAGAACCTCCTCCATCACTCCGCTGCATCTCGATAAGACCAGGCATATAGCCTTGTAAATCGAATTGTTCTTGCTTGATAATCGATTCTAAATTATAGAGCTTACCCTCTTCGGTAAACTCGACATACGTTCTGTAATCAAGAAAGAGCACATCAGGCTTTTGCTCGGTCATAAACTTTTTCATCGCTGAAGCGTAATCAGTTGCAGTTCCATTATTCACTTGCTCAAAAATATGATTGTTAGTGACGACTTCAAAGTCAATATTGGGGTGCTTCATTTTAAAGAGATTCCCGTATTGGCTATAAAAACCGTCCTCATTGTAATAAATGACTTTCAACTTGCCTGTTCCCTCTTTGTTAAGCTCCTCCAGAACGGGCTTTTCCCCGAAACAACCACTAAGCAGCGTCGTTATAAGCATAAATACAACGAGCGTACGCCATTTTTTAGTCATCATGCTGTTATCCCCCCTTGCCTATTTTTTCTGTTCCTTCTTCTTTTTTTCCTCAATTGCTTTTTTAAGTTGCTGCTGCATCTTTTGCTGAAATTCTGCCACAGCTTGGTCGACATTTTTTTTCTTATCCACTATCGATTTCAACATTTGCTCCGATTCCATGCTAAACTGACTCATATATTCGCTTGGCACGTTTTTCGTATTGCCATAAAAACTATGCTTCTCTGCTGTTGGCTTCAACATATAAAGCGGCTCAACACTTTTGCCATCCACATCTTTCAGCACTCCCGTAATAGTAGGGAATCCGTTCCAATTCGTGCGCCCATTCGCATTGGCCATATCAAGCCCATTCACAAATTTAACGAACTCCCAAGCCGCACGTTTATTCGGTGAATCATTATGAATCGCGTACACTTCGCGCGTGCTAATATAAGGCGAGTCGTTAGGTGCAGAAGCACTGATAGGAGCCGTTACAAATCCCCATTTCATCTTTTTCACATCCGGACCGCCGTACATGGACTGATTTTCCAAACGATGCATCGTATATTCTTGATCAATGATCATCGCTGCTTTGCCACTGAAAAATAAGTCCCCATCCATCATACGAAAGGATTGCCCCTTCTCCGGAGGAGCTGAGTTAGATATCACTTGATTGCGATATGCATCTGTCGTTTTTTTAATGAGATTTTTCCAGCCATCCGATTGAATGAGTAATGTTTCTCCTTTCGTGTCAAACATCTTCAATCCTTCAACCGTTCCAAGCTTAACGAGAAAGTCATACATCGAACTGCGTGCTTCGAACAGTCCGTGTACTTTATGCTCACCCTTGCCAATATTAGCAAAGCGCGCGGACAATTGAAGTACTTCGTCCCACGTCATTTTATTTCTAGGCAGTTCAATCCCATGCTTCGTAAATAAGTCTTCATTGTAATAGAGGAGCTGTGTGCCGAATGTTGGCGTCAGGCCATAAAGGATACCGTCTCCTTTACTTCTGAGCATATCGATGAGTCCGGGTAGTAGTTTCTGGAGGTCATATTTCTCTTGTTGAATGAGGGGTTCCAAGTTATACAGCTTGCCTGCTGATGCATAATGCTCCAACATATCCACACCTAGTGTCAGTACATCAGGCTTATGCTTATCAATCAATTTTTTCATTTCTTTTTCATGATCATAATCTGGACCTTTATCTACACTGTACAGATCCGACGTGCTCACAATTTCAAATTCGATGTTCGGGTATTTTACATTAAAATAGTTACCGTACTGCTGATAAAACATTTCCTCATTATGCGCTAATATTTTAATTTTTCCGGCACCATCTTCTCCAAGCTCTTCAACCGCAGGTTTTTCCCCGAAACAACCAGCTAGCATAGATATGGCAATAAGAAGAACAATAGATATTTTCCATTTGTTAGTAAACAAACCCTCTCCCCCTTTTCCAAAATCAACCACTATTATAAGCGTCTATTTTCCAAAATTCAACATCATTTTTGTCATATTTATCTATTCATTTCACATTATATGCAAAAAAAAGACGTCACATTAACTGTGACGTCTCAGGTCTTTATTAAGCGTTCTACTTCAAGCGCTCGCCATTTTTATTTTTCACGTTTATCTTTTAGCCACTTAGGAGCACCTTTGTTCTTGCGATCACGCTGGCGATCCTGCTTATTTGCAACCGGCGTCTCCTTCTGGACGGAACGCACTTGGGGGCGCTTCGACCGTGCTGGCGAATGCGGTCTCGTTGGCTTGGACATGTTGTTCTCATCCAAATAAATAACACGGCCGTCATAAAAAGCCCGCTCCAACATTTTAATATCAAGTTCGCGCTCGAACTTGCGTATAATGAAGCGCTCGCGATTATGAATAATGTTGACGGACGTACCCTTGCGACCCATCCGTCCCGTGCGACCTGCGCGGTGCACATAGTGATCCGCGTTAAGTGCTGGCTGCACGCTGAACACGTATGGCAGCTCCGGAATGTCCAACCCACGTGCAGCGACATCTGTCGCGAGCAGCAGCTGGAATTCGCCTTCGCGGAAGCGACGCAGCATATTCACGCGCTCTTGCTTCGGTGCGTCGCCATACAAAGCGCCGACCGACAAGCCGAGATGGACAAGCTTCGACTCCCACTCCCCGATCATATGCGTTTCGTTAACGAATACGATGGCTTGCTTCGGCTTCCAATGACGAACTAAACGACGCAGCGTATCCAACTTGTCGCGTTCCTCACATTCGAATACGAGATGCTCGATCGTTTCTGCGATACGCTTGTCCGGATCGATCCCGATATGAGTAGGATCACTCATCCAACGTGCCGCAAGATCCTTCACTTCCGCAGGAAGAGTTGCGGAGAAGAAGAGCAACTGGCGGTCGCGCAGCGCGCCTTGAATAATTTTTTCCGTATCACGGGAGCCACCTTGCTTGAGGACGTGATCGACCTCATCAATGACAATGTGGCGTACTTCGTGCATTTTCAGCTTGCGCATTTGCAGCAGCTCGCTAATCCGTCCTGGTGTGCCGACAATAAGCTGCGGCTTCAGTTTAAGCTTATCTACCTGGCGCTGCAATGCGGCACCACCAATTAGCGATGCGACGCTCAACTCGCTGCCGTTCGTGTAATATTCAGCCTCGCGGACGATTTGCATCGCCAGCTCCTGTGTCGGCGCGACGACGACTGCTTGCGTCGAGCGCTGCGTTGCATCAATACGCATAATTAGCGGCAACAAGTAGGCAAGCGTCTTGCCTGTGCCTGTTTGCGATTGTGCCAATATATCACGCCCCGCCAGCGCAGCCGGAATGGCTTCCGCTTGTACGGGGGAAGGTGTATTAATATTTCGCGCTTGAAGCTGCCCTAGCAACTCCGGCGTTAATGCCAATGATTCAAAAGTAGTACTCAATTATATCGTTCCTCTCTAGGTCGTTCTAATTCTCTGAGACGGTCTGAGTCGGTCTGAGACGGCCTGAAACGGTCTAAGACGTTCTAAAGCGTTCTCCATCGTTTGCTACCATTATAGCTGAAACACCAAGTTGTATCCAACTTCCTTTCCACGCTTCATTATGATAGCCTGAAATTAGACCCCTTTTGTGGAGTCCATAATATACATACATAAGACCGTATTATCGGAGGGATTGAGGATGAAAGAAGCATGGCAACCGTCTTTTGACGCTTTAGTTGAAAAGTATGCCGAGCTGCTTACAGGACAAGCAAATCAAGAAACTGTCGACAACGTAAAAATGTGGGCATTGTACAATCATATGCACAAAACGATGCCTAACTTAACTCGACATTGGAATGAAACCCATCCAGAAGGAAAAGCTGCTGTGAGGGCTTTATTTGAAGAGATCAAACAGATGAATGAGGCCCATCAGAATACACAGAAGCAAAAGCAACAGGAGCAACAACGGGAGCAATAGCAATAGCAATAGCAATAGCAATAGCAATAGCAATAGCAATAGCAGGAGCAATAAAGGCGCTTAGCACAACAGCGGACGAACGATACGCTGCCCACCGCCACACCAGAACGAACCTTTTGATCGCCAACATGAAAAGAGGGATGTCTCGCCGTCATGTACAATGACTGTTGAGACACCCCCTTGCCTATCAACTGTTATTTTTTGTTCAGCAGCTTGCCCGCCACACGGTTGGCCAAGCGCGGAAACAAATGATATAACCGCGTGCCAAGTGCCCCTAGCCACGGCAAATCCACTTCTGACTTGCGCGTCTCCATCACGCGTACGAGGTGGCGCGCCACCTTCTCCGCTGGCATCATAAACCAGCGCACGTTGTTGACGTATTGCCCCGACGGGTCGGCAAGGTCGAAAAAGGGCGTATCGATCGGCCCCGGATTAACGGCCGATACTGCTATACCTGTACCTGCCAGCTCCATGCGCAAAGCATTCGTGAAGCCCAGTACCGCATGCTTCGTCGCCGTATACCCCGTCGACTTCGGTGAACCGATCTTGCCCGCAATCGAAGCTACATTGACGATATGGCCTTCGCCACGCTCAAGCATATGTGGTAGCACCGCTTTCGTACAGCGAACAATCCCCATATAATTGACATCCATCATCGCCGCATATTCGGCAATCGGCATGTCTGTTATGCGCTTAAACGCCCCAAAACCCGCATTGTTAAGCACGATGTCAATGCGCCCATATTGAGCGATAATATGTTGCACGACACGCTCAACGTCTTCGTCGCTCGTGACGTCCATTTGCATTACAGCATGCTCTCCACGAATAGCAGCAGATGCTTCTGCTAGCTTGGCTTGCGAACGCGCCGTTAAAATAGGCAAAGCCCCTCGCTCTGCAACGAATTGGGCCGTTAAAGCTCCGATACCACTTGATGCGCCCGTGATGAGTACGATTTTACCTTGCAAACCCATCGCTTGTTCTACTCCTTATGTACAGCAAAATAATTGACTACGATCTTTATCTTACTCCGCACGCATAAGAACA harbors:
- a CDS encoding SDR family NAD(P)-dependent oxidoreductase, whose protein sequence is MGLQGKIVLITGASSGIGALTAQFVAERGALPILTARSQAKLAEASAAIRGEHAVMQMDVTSDEDVERVVQHIIAQYGRIDIVLNNAGFGAFKRITDMPIAEYAAMMDVNYMGIVRCTKAVLPHMLERGEGHIVNVASIAGKIGSPKSTGYTATKHAVLGFTNALRMELAGTGIAVSAVNPGPIDTPFFDLADPSGQYVNNVRWFMMPAEKVARHLVRVMETRKSEVDLPWLGALGTRLYHLFPRLANRVAGKLLNKK
- a CDS encoding DEAD/DEAH box helicase; its protein translation is MSTTFESLALTPELLGQLQARNINTPSPVQAEAIPAALAGRDILAQSQTGTGKTLAYLLPLIMRIDATQRSTQAVVVAPTQELAMQIVREAEYYTNGSELSVASLIGGAALQRQVDKLKLKPQLIVGTPGRISELLQMRKLKMHEVRHIVIDEVDHVLKQGGSRDTEKIIQGALRDRQLLFFSATLPAEVKDLAARWMSDPTHIGIDPDKRIAETIEHLVFECEERDKLDTLRRLVRHWKPKQAIVFVNETHMIGEWESKLVHLGLSVGALYGDAPKQERVNMLRRFREGEFQLLLATDVAARGLDIPELPYVFSVQPALNADHYVHRAGRTGRMGRKGTSVNIIHNRERFIIRKFERELDIKMLERAFYDGRVIYLDENNMSKPTRPHSPARSKRPQVRSVQKETPVANKQDRQRDRKNKGAPKWLKDKREK
- a CDS encoding ABC transporter substrate-binding protein, whose product is MFTNKWKISIVLLIAISMLAGCFGEKPAVEELGEDGAGKIKILAHNEEMFYQQYGNYFNVKYPNIEFEIVSTSDLYSVDKGPDYDHEKEMKKLIDKHKPDVLTLGVDMLEHYASAGKLYNLEPLIQQEKYDLQKLLPGLIDMLRSKGDGILYGLTPTFGTQLLYYNEDLFTKHGIELPRNKMTWDEVLQLSARFANIGKGEHKVHGLFEARSSMYDFLVKLGTVEGLKMFDTKGETLLIQSDGWKNLIKKTTDAYRNQVISNSAPPEKGQSFRMMDGDLFFSGKAAMIIDQEYTMHRLENQSMYGGPDVKKMKWGFVTAPISASAPNDSPYISTREVYAIHNDSPNKRAAWEFVKFVNGLDMANANGRTNWNGFPTITGVLKDVDGKSVEPLYMLKPTAEKHSFYGNTKNVPSEYMSQFSMESEQMLKSIVDKKKNVDQAVAEFQQKMQQQLKKAIEEKKKKEQKK
- a CDS encoding DUF2573 family protein; its protein translation is MKEAWQPSFDALVEKYAELLTGQANQETVDNVKMWALYNHMHKTMPNLTRHWNETHPEGKAAVRALFEEIKQMNEAHQNTQKQKQQEQQREQ
- a CDS encoding ABC transporter substrate-binding protein, which gives rise to MMTKKWRTLVVFMLITTLLSGCFGEKPVLEELNKEGTGKLKVIYYNEDGFYSQYGNLFKMKHPNIDFEVVTNNHIFEQVNNGTATDYASAMKKFMTEQKPDVLFLDYRTYVEFTEEGKLYNLESIIKQEQFDLQGYMPGLIEMQRSDGGGSLFGLAPKFVPQVLYYNADLFKKNGVELPTNKMTWSQVLSLAARFNNVAGATTNPKDKVVGMVDQWGGLNTLLFKMASTAGISPLKGEDLHFQTPGWNKLMTEATDALRNKSFYVNPKSPTNSEQLLQGSEKFINGSAAMIMSYPFFASNIKSQRQYSKDAKAFEWGFVTAPINSATPNESSFVNIHELFAISQDSTNKRAAWEFVKFINSPEMAKLASRTSDGTVPTRGTYYKEVDGKSTEPFYALKPVSNGASEWKWMMKTPQSFYMTFTTLIDDNMQAVIDKKKTVDQALADIQQKGQAELKKAREADKAKKAKQANGK